A DNA window from Enterobacter cloacae subsp. cloacae ATCC 13047 contains the following coding sequences:
- the purT gene encoding formate-dependent phosphoribosylglycinamide formyltransferase produces MTRLGTALRPAATRVMLLGSGELGKEVAIECQRLGVEVIAVDRYADAPAMHVAHRSYVINMLDGDALRELITREKPDFVVPEIEAIATDTLLALEQEGQRVVPCAKAAKLTMNREGIRRLAAEELGLPTSGYRFAGDKAAFLQAVEEIGYPCIIKPVMSSSGKGQSFIRDSSTLDKAWDYAQQGGRAGAGRVIVEGVVKFDFEITLLTVSAVDGVHFCDPIGHRQEDGDYRESWQPQQMSALALARAQEIARKTVLALGGYGLFGVELFVCGDEVIFSEVSPRPHDTGMVTLISQDLSEFALHVRAFLGLPVGGIRQYGPTASAVILPQLTSQNITFDNVEGAVGAGLQVRLFGKPEIDGTRRLGVALATGDSVDDAVARAKAAAAAVSVNG; encoded by the coding sequence ATGACTCGTTTAGGAACCGCGCTGCGACCTGCGGCGACGCGTGTAATGCTGTTGGGATCGGGTGAACTGGGCAAAGAGGTCGCCATTGAGTGTCAGCGTTTAGGCGTGGAAGTCATTGCCGTAGACCGGTACGCCGATGCACCCGCCATGCACGTTGCCCACCGTTCTTATGTGATTAACATGCTGGATGGCGATGCCCTGCGCGAGCTGATTACGCGTGAGAAACCGGATTTTGTCGTACCGGAAATCGAAGCCATCGCCACCGATACGCTGCTTGCCCTTGAACAGGAAGGCCAGCGCGTGGTGCCCTGTGCAAAGGCCGCGAAGCTGACCATGAATCGCGAAGGCATTCGTCGCCTGGCGGCGGAAGAGCTGGGATTACCCACCTCTGGCTATCGTTTTGCCGGCGATAAAGCTGCTTTCCTGCAGGCCGTTGAGGAGATTGGCTATCCGTGCATCATTAAGCCGGTGATGAGTTCCTCCGGTAAAGGGCAGAGCTTCATCCGCGACAGCAGCACGCTGGACAAGGCATGGGATTATGCCCAACAGGGCGGTCGCGCCGGAGCCGGTCGCGTGATTGTTGAAGGCGTGGTGAAGTTTGATTTCGAAATTACCCTCCTGACCGTCAGTGCCGTTGATGGTGTCCATTTCTGCGATCCGATTGGACACCGTCAGGAGGATGGCGATTACCGTGAATCCTGGCAGCCGCAGCAGATGAGTGCCCTGGCGCTGGCGCGCGCGCAGGAGATCGCCCGTAAAACGGTGCTGGCGCTGGGCGGTTACGGCCTGTTCGGTGTGGAACTGTTTGTCTGCGGTGATGAGGTGATATTCAGCGAAGTGTCCCCTCGCCCGCACGATACCGGGATGGTGACCCTGATTTCCCAGGATCTCTCCGAGTTCGCCCTGCACGTGCGCGCGTTCCTCGGCCTGCCGGTTGGCGGTATTCGCCAGTATGGTCCGACCGCCTCGGCGGTGATCCTCCCGCAACTGACCAGCCAGAACATCACCTTTGACAACGTTGAAGGCGCGGTTGGGGCAGGTCTGCAGGTTCGCCTGTTCGGGAAACCGGAGATCGACGGTACGCGTCGACTGGGCGTGGCATTAGCCACTGGCGATAGCGTGGATGATGCCGTGGCAAGGGCGAAAGCTGCCGCTGCCGCGGTTAGCGTTAACGGATAA
- a CDS encoding tellurite resistance TerB family protein, translated as MSGWLNQLQSLLGQKTSPSGEQGLSKLVPGALGGLAGLLVANKSSRKLLAKYGTGALLAGGGAIAGTVLWNKYKDRVRTAHSDEPDYGQHTSPLDLRTERLILALVFAAKSDGHIDDKERSAIEQQLREAGVEEQDRTLVAQAIEQPLDPQRLAQSVKNEEEALELYFLSCAAIDIDHFMERSYLNALGDALKIPQDVRDSIEKDIREQKQALAG; from the coding sequence ATGTCTGGCTGGTTAAATCAATTGCAATCACTGTTAGGGCAGAAAACGTCGCCATCCGGCGAGCAGGGGCTGAGCAAACTGGTCCCCGGGGCGCTCGGCGGGCTGGCGGGCCTGCTGGTGGCGAATAAATCCTCGCGCAAGTTGCTGGCAAAATATGGCACCGGCGCGTTACTGGCCGGTGGCGGAGCCATTGCGGGCACGGTTCTGTGGAATAAATACAAGGACAGAGTACGAACCGCACATAGCGATGAACCCGATTATGGTCAGCACACATCACCGTTGGATCTGCGCACTGAACGGCTGATCCTTGCGCTGGTTTTTGCCGCGAAAAGTGACGGGCATATCGACGATAAAGAACGGTCGGCGATTGAGCAGCAGCTGCGGGAGGCCGGTGTGGAAGAGCAGGACAGAACGCTGGTGGCTCAGGCCATCGAACAGCCGCTGGATCCGCAGCGCCTTGCGCAAAGCGTAAAGAATGAGGAGGAGGCGCTTGAACTTTATTTTTTAAGCTGTGCCGCCATTGATATTGACCACTTTATGGAGCGCAGCTACCTCAATGCCCTCGGCGACGCGTTGAAGATCCCTCAGGACGTGCGCGACAGCATTGAGAAGGATATCAGGGAGCAAAAACAGGCGTTAGCGGGTTAA
- the ptrB gene encoding oligopeptidase B, which produces MPPKARRTPYAITTHGDTRIDNYYWLRDDSRSRPEVLDYLHAENDYGRKVMASQQALQDQLLNEMVQRIPQRDVSAPWTKNGYRYRHIYEPGNEYPIYQRQSVLSAEWDEWDILLDANQRAAHSEFYTLGGMSVSPDNAIMALAEDYLSRRQYGLRFRNLVTGNWYPEMIANVSPDFVWANDSETVYYVKKHASTLLPYQVWRHTVGTSADDDELVYEEKDETFYVSLHKTSSRHYVIIFLASATTSEVLLLDAELPDAQPLCFLPRRKDHEYSLDHFQHSFYLRSNREGKNFGLYKTKVRDERKWEVLIPAREQVMLEGFTLFTDWLVVEERQRGLTSLRQINRKTREVIGIAFDDPAYVTWIGFNPEPESSRLRYGYSSMTTPDTLFELDMETGQRQVLKQSEVKGFDSDNYRSEHLWVTARDGVEVPVSLVYHKAHFQKGKNPILVYGYGSYGSSMDADFSSSRLSLLDRGFVFAIAHVRGGGELGQHWYEDGKFLKKKNTFNDYLDVCDALIEQGYGDPQLCFGMGGSAGGLLMGAAINQRPDRFKGVIAQVPFVDVVTTMLDESIPLTTGEFEEWGNPQDEIYYRYMKEYSPYDNVEAKAYPHMLVTTGLHDSQVQYWEPAKWVAKLRELKTDNNLLLLCTDMDSGHGGKSGRFKSYEGVALEYAFLIGLAQETLPGRAGS; this is translated from the coding sequence ATGCCACCAAAAGCCCGACGTACTCCTTATGCGATCACCACGCATGGCGATACGCGCATTGACAACTATTACTGGCTCCGGGACGATTCGCGTTCCCGGCCAGAGGTGCTCGACTATTTGCACGCGGAAAATGACTATGGCCGCAAGGTCATGGCCAGCCAGCAGGCGCTTCAGGATCAGTTGCTGAATGAAATGGTGCAGCGTATTCCCCAGCGCGATGTCTCCGCACCCTGGACCAAAAACGGCTATCGTTATCGCCATATCTACGAGCCCGGTAACGAATATCCCATCTACCAGCGTCAGTCGGTGTTAAGCGCCGAGTGGGATGAATGGGATATTTTGCTGGATGCTAACCAGCGTGCTGCCCACAGCGAGTTTTATACGCTGGGCGGCATGTCGGTCTCGCCCGATAACGCCATTATGGCGCTGGCGGAAGATTACCTCTCCCGGCGTCAGTACGGCCTGCGTTTTCGCAATCTGGTAACCGGTAACTGGTACCCGGAGATGATTGCGAACGTTTCGCCGGATTTTGTCTGGGCGAATGATTCTGAAACCGTCTATTACGTGAAGAAACATGCCTCCACGCTGCTGCCTTATCAGGTATGGCGTCATACCGTCGGCACCAGTGCGGATGATGACGAGCTGGTCTACGAAGAGAAAGATGAAACGTTCTATGTCAGTCTGCATAAAACGTCGTCACGCCACTATGTGATTATCTTCCTCGCCAGCGCAACCACCTCTGAAGTTCTGCTCCTGGATGCCGAGCTGCCTGATGCGCAGCCGCTCTGCTTCCTGCCGCGTCGTAAAGATCATGAGTACAGCCTGGATCACTTCCAGCACAGCTTTTACCTGCGCTCTAACCGCGAGGGCAAAAACTTTGGCCTCTATAAAACCAAAGTACGCGATGAACGGAAATGGGAAGTGCTCATTCCTGCGCGGGAACAGGTGATGCTCGAAGGATTTACCCTCTTTACCGACTGGCTGGTGGTGGAAGAGCGCCAGCGGGGGCTGACCAGCCTGCGGCAAATTAACCGCAAAACGCGGGAGGTCATCGGGATTGCGTTTGACGATCCGGCCTATGTTACGTGGATTGGGTTTAATCCCGAGCCGGAATCTTCCCGCTTGCGCTATGGCTACTCGTCAATGACCACGCCGGATACGCTGTTTGAGCTGGACATGGAGACCGGACAACGTCAGGTGCTTAAGCAGTCTGAGGTAAAAGGGTTTGATTCCGATAACTACCGAAGCGAACACCTGTGGGTCACCGCCCGGGATGGCGTCGAGGTGCCCGTCTCGCTCGTCTATCACAAGGCGCATTTCCAGAAAGGGAAAAACCCGATCCTGGTCTACGGGTATGGCTCCTACGGCTCAAGCATGGATGCCGATTTCAGCAGCAGCAGATTAAGCCTGCTCGATCGTGGCTTTGTTTTCGCCATCGCCCACGTGCGCGGTGGCGGCGAGCTGGGCCAGCACTGGTACGAAGACGGGAAATTCCTGAAGAAGAAAAACACCTTTAACGACTACCTCGACGTCTGCGATGCGCTAATAGAGCAGGGTTATGGCGATCCGCAGCTCTGCTTTGGCATGGGCGGCAGTGCGGGAGGGCTGCTGATGGGGGCGGCCATTAACCAGCGTCCTGACCGCTTCAAAGGGGTCATCGCGCAGGTTCCGTTTGTCGACGTGGTGACCACAATGCTGGATGAGTCTATTCCGCTGACGACTGGTGAGTTTGAAGAGTGGGGGAATCCTCAGGACGAGATCTATTACCGCTATATGAAAGAGTACAGCCCGTACGATAACGTGGAAGCCAAAGCCTATCCGCACATGCTGGTGACCACCGGTCTGCACGATTCACAGGTGCAATACTGGGAGCCCGCAAAGTGGGTGGCGAAGCTGCGTGAGCTGAAAACTGATAATAACCTGCTGCTACTCTGTACCGACATGGACTCCGGACACGGCGGGAAATCGGGACGATTCAAATCGTATGAAGGGGTCGCGCTGGAGTATGCCTTTTTGATTGGCCTGGCGCAGGAAACGCTGCCAGGCCGTGCCGGAAGTTAA
- the exoX gene encoding exodeoxyribonuclease X — translation MLRVIDTETCDLQGGIVEVASVDVIDGKIVNPMSHLVRPDRPISPQAMAIHRITESMVADKPWIEEVIPHYYGSPWYVAHNASFDRRVLPEMPGEWICTMKLARRLWPGIKYSNMALYKSRKLSVRTPEGLHHHRALYDCYITAALLIDIMNTSGWTPDDMATITGRPALLTTFTFGKYRGKAVSDIADKDPGYLRWLYNNLDKMSPELRLTLKHYLGEA, via the coding sequence ATGCTGCGCGTCATCGATACCGAAACTTGCGATCTTCAGGGCGGAATAGTGGAAGTGGCGTCTGTTGACGTCATTGACGGTAAAATCGTCAATCCCATGAGCCATCTGGTGCGTCCCGACCGCCCGATTAGCCCGCAGGCGATGGCCATTCATCGCATTACTGAATCGATGGTGGCGGATAAACCCTGGATTGAAGAGGTCATTCCGCACTATTACGGTAGCCCGTGGTATGTCGCGCACAACGCCAGCTTTGACCGCCGGGTACTGCCCGAGATGCCCGGCGAATGGATTTGCACCATGAAGCTGGCGCGTCGTCTGTGGCCGGGGATCAAATACAGCAATATGGCGCTGTATAAATCGCGTAAGCTCAGCGTCAGAACGCCCGAGGGGCTGCATCATCACCGCGCCCTGTACGACTGCTATATTACCGCGGCGCTACTCATAGATATTATGAATACCTCTGGCTGGACGCCGGATGATATGGCGACGATCACCGGGCGACCGGCGCTGCTGACCACCTTCACCTTTGGCAAATACCGCGGCAAAGCGGTGTCCGATATCGCCGATAAAGATCCGGGCTACCTGCGCTGGCTGTATAACAACCTCGACAAAATGAGCCCGGAGCTTCGCTTAACGCTCAAGCACTATCTGGGTGAAGCTTAA
- a CDS encoding carbon-nitrogen hydrolase family protein has protein sequence MSQWNIAAAQYAGQHHSVNDHVAHHLRFVAKAAQQRCDLLVFPELSLTGPGKTDLPPPPDDAQLAPLLAAAKRYRITIIAGLPLDLNGQRVKGLALFSPSRHSILRYPQGSGASLVPGDKQLTIVDTHADSPNLDPQATLFTSCQSVGDTRWRQSINTLQRFAHRYAIAVLMANARGGSALWDEKGQLIVRADKGELLLTGSLGRQGWQGDIIPLG, from the coding sequence ATGTCACAATGGAATATTGCCGCCGCCCAGTATGCCGGGCAGCATCACAGTGTAAATGACCACGTAGCGCACCATCTCCGTTTCGTTGCGAAAGCGGCACAACAGCGGTGCGATCTCCTGGTCTTTCCTGAACTCTCGTTAACAGGACCGGGAAAGACGGACCTACCTCCCCCACCCGATGACGCACAGCTCGCCCCTTTGCTTGCCGCCGCAAAGCGTTACCGGATCACCATCATTGCCGGTCTGCCCCTTGATCTGAATGGTCAGCGCGTTAAGGGCCTCGCCCTGTTTTCGCCGTCCCGGCACAGCATCCTGCGCTACCCCCAGGGAAGTGGAGCCAGCCTGGTGCCGGGTGATAAACAGCTGACGATTGTTGATACGCATGCCGATTCCCCCAATCTGGATCCGCAGGCGACGCTATTCACCAGCTGTCAGTCGGTGGGCGATACCCGCTGGCGCCAGTCCATCAACACGTTGCAGCGCTTCGCGCACAGGTATGCCATTGCCGTGTTAATGGCGAACGCCCGTGGCGGTAGCGCGCTGTGGGATGAAAAAGGCCAGCTGATTGTCCGTGCGGATAAGGGCGAACTATTATTGACCGGATCTCTGGGCCGACAGGGTTGGCAAGGCGATATCATTCCTTTAGGCTAA
- a CDS encoding DNA polymerase III subunit theta, whose protein sequence is MKINLAALPQDEMDKVNVDLAAAGVAFKERYNMPIVAEVVEREQPAHLRDWFRERLIAHRLASVNLSRLPYEPKVK, encoded by the coding sequence ATGAAGATCAATCTGGCTGCCCTTCCTCAGGACGAGATGGATAAAGTGAATGTCGATCTCGCTGCCGCAGGTGTCGCGTTTAAAGAGCGTTACAACATGCCAATCGTGGCTGAGGTGGTGGAACGTGAACAACCCGCCCATCTGCGTGACTGGTTCCGCGAACGTTTGATTGCGCACCGACTCGCGTCGGTCAATCTCTCTCGTTTGCCGTACGAACCTAAAGTTAAATAA
- the yobA gene encoding CopC domain-containing protein YobA: MGLSASRAVCALAFLFSSVTATPVLAHAHLQQQIPAADSQVTAPQTLTLNFSEGIEPGFSGVVVKDAQGNVVKTGDIQRDEQNKAQFNVPLEQTLVTGTYQVDWHVVSVDGHKTKGSYRFSVK, encoded by the coding sequence ATGGGTTTATCCGCTTCCCGCGCTGTATGCGCGCTGGCTTTTCTCTTCTCTTCCGTTACAGCGACCCCGGTGCTGGCGCATGCGCACCTCCAGCAGCAAATCCCGGCAGCCGATAGCCAGGTAACGGCTCCTCAGACGCTTACCCTGAATTTTTCCGAAGGCATTGAACCCGGATTCAGCGGTGTCGTGGTGAAGGATGCACAGGGGAACGTGGTTAAAACCGGTGATATACAGCGTGACGAGCAGAATAAGGCCCAGTTTAATGTTCCGCTGGAGCAGACGCTGGTGACCGGCACGTACCAGGTTGACTGGCATGTGGTCTCGGTAGATGGTCACAAAACCAAAGGCAGCTATCGCTTCAGCGTGAAATAA
- the copD gene encoding copper homeostasis membrane protein CopD — protein MLAFIYVGLRFIHFGALMLIFGNALYSVWFAPSSLYRLMSCRFQVQQQIAALVSLLSALLMFMIQAGLMGNGWGDVFNPNVWQSVLATQFGSVWLWQIILGAIAACVAWLAPQKGSRLLLLVMGQFVLLAGVGHAAMNDGAAGALQRINHALHLLCAATWVGGLLPLLYCMHLAKGRWRVAAIYTMMRFSRVGHYAVAGVVLTGAINGLFILGITVPWHTGYVQLLLFKCALVALMVVIALVNRYFLVPRFGAHIGREQQIFIRMTQAEVVLGALVLATVSLFATWEPF, from the coding sequence ATGCTGGCCTTCATCTACGTGGGGTTGCGCTTTATCCATTTCGGTGCGCTGATGCTGATTTTTGGTAATGCGCTGTATAGCGTCTGGTTCGCGCCGTCTTCTTTGTACCGTCTGATGTCCTGTCGTTTTCAGGTGCAGCAGCAGATTGCGGCGCTGGTCAGTCTGTTGTCGGCGCTCCTGATGTTCATGATCCAGGCGGGGCTCATGGGCAACGGCTGGGGAGACGTGTTTAACCCGAACGTCTGGCAGAGCGTGCTGGCAACGCAGTTTGGTAGCGTGTGGCTGTGGCAAATTATCCTGGGTGCAATTGCGGCCTGTGTCGCCTGGCTTGCGCCCCAGAAAGGATCGCGACTCTTGCTGCTCGTCATGGGGCAATTTGTCCTGCTGGCAGGCGTAGGGCATGCGGCAATGAACGACGGTGCAGCGGGGGCGTTGCAGCGTATCAATCACGCTCTGCATCTGCTCTGTGCCGCCACCTGGGTTGGCGGCCTCCTGCCGCTGCTGTATTGCATGCATCTGGCGAAAGGGCGCTGGCGGGTTGCGGCAATTTACACCATGATGCGCTTCTCTCGCGTGGGACATTATGCCGTAGCGGGGGTCGTGCTTACCGGCGCGATCAATGGGCTCTTTATTCTGGGCATTACGGTGCCCTGGCACACGGGCTACGTGCAACTTTTGTTGTTCAAATGTGCGCTGGTGGCATTGATGGTGGTAATTGCGCTGGTGAATCGGTATTTTCTGGTGCCACGGTTTGGTGCCCACATCGGGCGCGAACAACAGATTTTTATCAGAATGACACAGGCAGAGGTGGTGCTGGGGGCGTTGGTGCTGGCAACGGTCAGCCTGTTCGCAACCTGGGAACCCTTTTGA
- a CDS encoding YebY family protein: MKKTVLSLLLLACTGSALAAPQVITVSRFEVGKDKWAFNREEVMLTCRPGHALYAINPSTLVQYPLNDAAEQQVASGKSSGQPISVIQIDDPSSPGQKMSLAPFIERADKLC; this comes from the coding sequence ATGAAAAAGACAGTACTTTCTCTCTTATTGTTGGCCTGCACGGGTAGCGCGCTGGCGGCACCACAGGTTATTACCGTCAGCCGTTTTGAAGTGGGTAAGGATAAATGGGCGTTCAATCGTGAAGAGGTGATGCTGACCTGCCGTCCGGGTCATGCGCTGTATGCCATCAACCCAAGCACGCTGGTGCAATACCCGTTAAACGACGCGGCCGAACAGCAGGTCGCCAGCGGTAAGAGCAGCGGACAGCCCATCAGCGTTATCCAGATTGACGACCCGTCCAGCCCGGGGCAGAAAATGAGCCTGGCGCCGTTTATCGAACGCGCTGACAAGCTCTGCTAG
- a CDS encoding tyrosine-type recombinase/integrase, which translates to MTKGILQARNFSEIEFTETPPSFHKIRSLSGRMHKKEFGKDFAHRLLGHKSERMTAKYPESRKRNS; encoded by the coding sequence TTGACAAAGGGTATTCTTCAGGCGAGGAATTTTTCCGAGATAGAATTTACGGAGACTCCGCCATCGTTCCATAAAATCCGGAGTCTGTCCGGCAGGATGCATAAGAAGGAGTTTGGGAAAGATTTCGCCCATCGCCTCTTAGGGCATAAGTCAGAGAGGATGACCGCAAAGTACCCGGAAAGCAGAAAAAGGAATTCGTGA
- a CDS encoding VirK/YbjX family protein, which translates to MSNTHLHNDVLYPHRTHIISDLVNGRCVPGPIWKKREYRLKFLLRTLLFWSSTRRMLEALSGRDDFDRLLAAQITLPSKTHRQYLMRGLNAGDRADAIVSHYHWIDGLKDPLLAHALTSPQEQPVVQFRAKNEVLYTVNASSAHKAEREGESTLWLRDDENTLLASLTFTVAHSAGQRVLVIGGLQGPRRGVTRDVIKQATRACHGLFPKRVLMEVIFQLVAQSNIRVIYAVSDEGHVFRALRYRLSKGRHFHASYDEFWETLEGKKRSTFCWQLPLEMARKSLDEIASKKRAEYRRRFELLDEIKTAINARF; encoded by the coding sequence GTGTCCAATACTCACCTGCATAACGATGTGCTCTATCCGCATCGTACACATATTATTTCCGACCTGGTCAACGGAAGATGCGTTCCGGGCCCCATCTGGAAAAAGCGTGAGTATCGGCTGAAATTCCTGTTACGCACGCTTCTGTTCTGGTCTTCTACCCGACGCATGCTTGAGGCACTCTCTGGCCGGGATGACTTTGATCGGTTACTGGCCGCGCAAATCACGTTACCCAGTAAAACCCACCGCCAGTACTTGATGCGCGGCCTGAATGCCGGCGACCGTGCTGACGCGATCGTCAGCCACTACCACTGGATTGATGGTCTGAAAGACCCCTTACTCGCCCATGCGCTGACCAGCCCTCAGGAGCAACCTGTCGTGCAGTTCAGGGCTAAAAATGAGGTGCTCTATACCGTCAACGCCTCCTCCGCTCACAAAGCCGAGCGCGAAGGTGAAAGCACACTGTGGCTGCGCGATGACGAGAATACCTTGCTCGCAAGCCTGACCTTCACTGTTGCGCACAGCGCGGGACAACGGGTACTGGTGATCGGCGGTCTTCAGGGGCCTCGCCGTGGCGTCACGCGCGATGTGATAAAACAGGCTACCCGCGCCTGCCACGGTCTGTTCCCAAAACGCGTACTGATGGAAGTGATTTTCCAGCTGGTCGCACAGTCAAACATCCGCGTCATTTATGCCGTCAGTGATGAGGGCCATGTTTTCCGCGCGCTGCGTTATCGCCTGAGCAAAGGCCGTCATTTCCACGCCAGCTACGATGAGTTTTGGGAAACCCTGGAGGGTAAGAAACGCTCGACCTTCTGCTGGCAGTTGCCACTTGAGATGGCGCGCAAATCCCTGGACGAGATTGCCAGTAAGAAACGGGCAGAATATCGCCGCCGCTTTGAGCTGCTTGATGAAATTAAAACGGCCATTAACGCCCGCTTTTAA
- the pphA gene encoding protein-serine/threonine phosphatase, whose product MYQRIDGGKWRHVWVVSDIHGCYQWLLDELKRRRFNPYEDLLISVGDLIDRGPDSVKCLQLINEKWFRAVRGNHEQMAIDSVENNDFALWLMNGGSWFSQLGDSQQQQALTLLEACRKLTLIIEITCTNGLNVIAHADYPAAEYRWQQPVSAERVLWDRDRLMGFMAGKGQGIRGADHFWFGHTPLDKRYDFDNLHYIDTGAVFDGYFTLAQLQ is encoded by the coding sequence ATGTATCAGCGAATCGATGGTGGAAAGTGGCGTCACGTCTGGGTTGTGAGCGATATACACGGTTGCTATCAGTGGCTGTTGGACGAACTGAAACGCCGCCGTTTTAATCCTTATGAGGATTTGCTGATCTCCGTTGGGGATTTGATTGATCGTGGCCCTGACAGCGTTAAGTGCCTGCAACTGATCAATGAAAAATGGTTTCGCGCAGTCCGGGGGAACCATGAGCAAATGGCAATCGACAGCGTGGAAAATAATGACTTTGCGCTCTGGTTGATGAATGGTGGAAGCTGGTTTTCGCAGCTTGGTGATTCGCAACAGCAGCAGGCGCTGACCCTGTTAGAAGCGTGCCGAAAGTTGACGCTGATTATTGAGATAACCTGCACAAACGGCCTGAATGTTATTGCTCATGCTGACTATCCGGCAGCGGAATATCGCTGGCAGCAGCCGGTGAGCGCTGAGCGGGTGCTGTGGGATCGGGATCGGCTAATGGGGTTTATGGCAGGAAAAGGGCAGGGAATTCGCGGAGCGGATCACTTCTGGTTTGGTCATACGCCGCTGGATAAGCGATATGATTTTGACAACCTGCACTACATTGATACCGGCGCGGTGTTTGACGGCTATTTCACGCTGGCGCAGTTGCAGTAA
- a CDS encoding YebV family protein — protein MTKTSVRIGAFEIDDAELRGETQGERTLSIPCKSDPDLCMQLDAWDADTSVPAILDGEHSVLYREHYDSKTDAWVMRLA, from the coding sequence ATGACGAAAACCAGCGTGCGAATTGGCGCTTTTGAAATCGACGACGCAGAATTGCGCGGCGAAACACAGGGCGAACGAACGTTAAGTATTCCCTGCAAATCCGACCCGGATTTGTGTATGCAACTGGATGCCTGGGATGCCGACACCAGCGTTCCGGCAATCCTTGATGGCGAACATTCCGTCCTTTACCGCGAGCATTACGATAGTAAAACCGATGCCTGGGTCATGCGTCTTGCCTGA